From a single Rosa rugosa chromosome 7, drRosRugo1.1, whole genome shotgun sequence genomic region:
- the LOC133721109 gene encoding ALBINO3-like protein 2, chloroplastic: MATSSKLFRRLRPSFNFLPALSHSRQFHLLSNPIPIPKSNSNTHLRNAFAFNQTLASSHSRFFSSASASPDESDFGGVADDSATQFEVLDFGATASGEESLLPVQGLISVLDHFHELTGLPWWIVIASSTVAMRVALLPLLIVQLKKLKRIGELSPKLPPPLPPMFSGKSYTDHISVFRKERREIGCPSFLWFLAYFSVQIPCFFLWLTTIRRMSLDNHPGFDCGGTLWFQNLSELPHGVSGPIFPLLIAGLHYANVQISFKASSLKTMKGVFGTLAKCYKYYLNFITLPLFFIGYNIPQGSLVYWVTNSSISVIQQLALKDPAVRAKLGLPDNDRPTETENSEKLGIPEISPLASPTKMKKISLQNLSPKELVNLSIQVLSEGDKERALPLLGLALEKDPEYVRALIVMGQTLLQKELHAEATKYLERAITKLFSTGVPTRVEDIDNLILASQWTGVAYIRQGKFTEGIVHLDRIAQLKEPDDPKSKAHYFDGLLMLASALSNVGRKDEALKHLRLAAAYNPAYNEYVEQCENEDDGLVSDLASSRRSDY; encoded by the exons ATGGCAACCTCCTCCAAGCTCTTCCGTCGTCTCCGCCCCTCCTTCAACTTCCTTCCCGCTCTTTCTCACTCCCGCCAATTCCACCTCCTCTCAAACCCTATCCCTATCCCTAAATCTAACTCCAACACTCACCTTCGGAACGCCTTCGCGTTTAATCAAACTCTCGCTTCCTCCCACTCTCGATTTTTCTCCTCCGCCTCTGCCTCTCCAGATGAATCGGATTTCGGCGGAGTCGCCGACGACTCTGCTACTCAGTTTGAGGTTTTGGATTTTGGTGCTACTGCTAGTGGTGAAGAGTCGCTGCTTCCGGTTCAGGGCCTCATTTCGGTGCTCGATCACTTCCACGAGCTCACTGGTTTGCCATG GTGGATAGTGATTGCGTCCTCTACTGTGGCTATGAGAGTCGCATTGCTTCCGTTGCTTATTGTGCAGCTTAAGAAGCTGAAGAGGATCGGAGAGTTGTCTCCGAAAT TGCCTCCTCCACTGCCACCAATGTTCTCAGGAAAGAGTTATACTGATCACATTTCTGTATTTCGAAAGGAAAGAAGGGAAATTGGATGTCCCTCGTTCTTGTGGTTCCTTGCGTACTTCTCTGTCCAG ATTCCATGCTTTTTCCTGTGGTTGACTACCATTCGCAGAATGTCACTGGATAATCATCCTGGATTTGATTGT GGTGGCACTTTGTGGTTCCAGAATTTGTCTGAATTACCTCATGGTGTTTCAGGCCCCATTTTTCCTCTCCTGATTGCTGGTTTGCACTATGCCAATGTTCAG ATTTCTTTCAAGGCATCTTCTCTCAAGACAATGAAGGGGGTGTTTGGCACATTAGCTAAA TGCTACAAGTATTATTTGAATTTCATAACATTGCCTTTATTTTTTATCGGCTACAATATTCCTCAG GGAAGTCTAGTCTATTGGGTTACAAATAGCTCAATAAGTGTCATTCAG CAATTAGCTCTGAAGGATCCTGCTGTACGTGCAAAGTTGGGGTTGCCAGACAATGACAGGCCTACAGAAACTGAGAATTCTGAGAAGTTGGGTATTCCTGAAATATCACCCTTAGCTTCTCCTactaaaatgaagaaaatatcTTTACAGAACCTGTCACCTAAAGAACTTGTTAAT CTTTCAATTCAAGTCTTATCAGAAGGAGATAAAGAAAGAGCACTTCCTTTGCTAGG ACTTGCTCTTGAGAAAGATCCCGAGTATGTACGAGCATTGATTGTAATGGGTCAGACTCTATTGCAGAAAGAATTGCATGCGGAGGCTACTAAATACTTGGAACGTGCTATAACCAAG CTCTTTAGTACCGGGGTTCCCACAAGAGTGGAGGATATTGATAATCTAATTCTTGCGTCTCAGTGGACGGGTGTTGCCTACATACGGCAG GGAAAATTCACAGAAGGGATTGTACACCTGGATAGAATTGCTCAATTGAAAGAGCCAGATGATCCAAAGAGCAAGGCTCATTATTTTGATGGGTTGTTAATGCTGGCAAG TGCTCTATCCAATGTGGGTCGCAAGGATGAAGCTTTAAAGCACCTGCGCTTGGCTGCTGCTTATAATCCTGCTTACAATGAATATGTGGAGCAGTGTGAAAATGAGGACGATGGT
- the LOC133721110 gene encoding sugar transport protein 10-like isoform X2 — protein MARFKRKVVIIDGVRQDEGTITNYMLVACMVAAMGGLIFGYDSGGVASREFFLKKFFPALFPIDSNEKNHANLYCKEHRKQYCGRNVSMCLAGLIYLVGVSISTGAINFTMLVIGRMFIGVGVGFGIQSILIYLSEMAPPNIRGAINQIFQLNVTVGIVVANYANYLTADIKGGWGWRIALSIAIIPALMLGVGSLFLPNSPNSMLERGQSDKAKELLQKLRGDSDVDQEFQDLVFASEVAKKVDNPWKDIMKPRYRPYLVMCILIPFFQQFSGINAIMFYAPLLFRALGFGEKALMLSSAITGVVNAVSTCVSIALVDSSGRRPLLIVGGIQMSICQAAIATFIAAKFGVSGLGALTKSETDLMVALICFYVAAFAWSWGPLGWLVPSEICPLEIRSAANALNVSVNMLFTFVIAQSSFLMFCHLKFGLFYLFAGFCVIMTVFIYFFLPETKHVPIEDMNSVWKEHWFWGKYIPDDALPDRNAFRNLHVDYSNY, from the exons ATGGCAAGATTCAAAAGAAAAGTTGTTATTATAGATGGGGTGAGGCAAGATGAGGGCACCATCACCAACTATATGTTGGTGGCATGTATGGTTGCTGCCATGGGTGGTCTCATTTTCGGTTATGACTCAG GAGGGGTGGCTTCAAGGGAATTCTTCCTGAAGAAGTTTTTTCCAGCCTTATTCCCGATAGACAGTAATGAAAAGAATCACGCCAACCTATACTGCAAAGAACACAGAAAACA GTACTGTGGCCGAAACGTCTCCATGTGCCTTGCTGGACTTATCTACTTGGTCGGCGTTAGCATAAGCACAGGTGCAATCAACTTCACAATGCTTGTCATAGGTCGAATGTTTATCGGTGTAGGAGTAGGTTTTGGCATTCAATCAATTCTAATCTATCTTTCAGAAATGGCTCCACCAAATATTAGAGGAGCTATTAAccaaattttccaactgaaCGTAACAGTTGGGATAGTAGTGGCGAATTATGCGAACTATTTGACTGCTGATATAAAGGGTGGATGGGGATGGAGAATTGCTTTGAGTATCGCAATTATCCCAGCACTAATGCTTGGTGTTGGGTCTCTCTTCCTACCTAACTCTCCCAATTCTATGCTTGAAAGAGGCCAATCTGACAAGGCCAAAGAGTTGTTACAAAAACTACGCGGCGATAGTGATGTGGATCAGGAATTTCAGGACCTAGTTTTTGCATCCGAGGTTGCGAAAAAGGTAGACAATCCGTGGAAGGACATAATGAAGCCAAGATATAGGCCTTACCTTGTCATGTGCATTCTTATTCCATTTTTCCAGCAGTTCTCTGGCATTAATGCCATCATGTTCTATGCACCTCTTCTCTTCAGGGCTCTAGGCTTCGGTGAGAAGGCTTTGATGCTGTCTTCGGCCATCACTGGAGTTGTTAATGCCGTTTCCACTTGTGTTTCTATTGCCTTGGTTGACAGTAGTGGGAGGAGGCCTTTGCTCATTGTAGGTGGTATTCAAATGTCTATTTGTCAG GCAGCAATAGCAACCTTTATCGCCGCCAAGTTTGGAGTCTCGGGTCTGGGGGCTTTAACAAAAAGCGAAACGGATTTGATGGTAGCGCTCATTTGCTTCTATGTAGCAGCATTTGCATGGTCTTGGGGTCCTTTGGGTTGGTTAGTACCAAGTGAGATCTGCCCATTAGAGATCAGATCGGCAGCTAATGCTCTCAATGTCTCTGTGAACATGCTTTTCACCTTTGTGATTGCTCAATCTTCCTTTCTTATGTTTTGCCACCTCAAGTTTGGCCTCTTCTATCTCTTTGCCGGCTTCTGCGTGATCATGACCGTCTTTATATACTTCTTCCTGCCGGAGACCAAGCACGTCCCAATTGAAGATATGAACTCAGTGTGGAAGGAGCATTGGTTCTGGGGGAAGTATATCCCCGACGATGCTCTTCCTGACCGTAACGCATTTCGGAATCTCCATGTAGACTACTCTAATTATTAG
- the LOC133721110 gene encoding sugar transport protein 10-like isoform X4 yields the protein MARFKRKVVIIDGVRQDEGTITNYMLVACMVAAMGGLIFGYDSGGVASREFFLKKFFPALFPIDSNEKNHANLYCKEHRKQYCGRNVSMCLAGLIYLVGVSISTVGIVVANYANYLTADIKGGWGWRIALSIAIIPALMLGVGSLFLPNSPNSMLERGQSDKAKELLQKLRGDSDVDQEFQDLVFASEVAKKVDNPWKDIMKPRYRPYLVMCILIPFFQQFSGINAIMFYAPLLFRALGFGEKALMLSSAITGVVNAVSTCVSIALVDSSGRRPLLIVGGIQMSICQAAIATFIAAKFGVSGLGALTKSETDLMVALICFYVAAFAWSWGPLGWLVPSEICPLEIRSAANALNVSVNMLFTFVIAQSSFLMFCHLKFGLFYLFAGFCVIMTVFIYFFLPETKHVPIEDMNSVWKEHWFWGKYIPDDALPDRNAFRNLHVDYSNY from the exons ATGGCAAGATTCAAAAGAAAAGTTGTTATTATAGATGGGGTGAGGCAAGATGAGGGCACCATCACCAACTATATGTTGGTGGCATGTATGGTTGCTGCCATGGGTGGTCTCATTTTCGGTTATGACTCAG GAGGGGTGGCTTCAAGGGAATTCTTCCTGAAGAAGTTTTTTCCAGCCTTATTCCCGATAGACAGTAATGAAAAGAATCACGCCAACCTATACTGCAAAGAACACAGAAAACA GTACTGTGGCCGAAACGTCTCCATGTGCCTTGCTGGACTTATCTACTTGGTCGGCGTTAGCATAAGCACAG TTGGGATAGTAGTGGCGAATTATGCGAACTATTTGACTGCTGATATAAAGGGTGGATGGGGATGGAGAATTGCTTTGAGTATCGCAATTATCCCAGCACTAATGCTTGGTGTTGGGTCTCTCTTCCTACCTAACTCTCCCAATTCTATGCTTGAAAGAGGCCAATCTGACAAGGCCAAAGAGTTGTTACAAAAACTACGCGGCGATAGTGATGTGGATCAGGAATTTCAGGACCTAGTTTTTGCATCCGAGGTTGCGAAAAAGGTAGACAATCCGTGGAAGGACATAATGAAGCCAAGATATAGGCCTTACCTTGTCATGTGCATTCTTATTCCATTTTTCCAGCAGTTCTCTGGCATTAATGCCATCATGTTCTATGCACCTCTTCTCTTCAGGGCTCTAGGCTTCGGTGAGAAGGCTTTGATGCTGTCTTCGGCCATCACTGGAGTTGTTAATGCCGTTTCCACTTGTGTTTCTATTGCCTTGGTTGACAGTAGTGGGAGGAGGCCTTTGCTCATTGTAGGTGGTATTCAAATGTCTATTTGTCAG GCAGCAATAGCAACCTTTATCGCCGCCAAGTTTGGAGTCTCGGGTCTGGGGGCTTTAACAAAAAGCGAAACGGATTTGATGGTAGCGCTCATTTGCTTCTATGTAGCAGCATTTGCATGGTCTTGGGGTCCTTTGGGTTGGTTAGTACCAAGTGAGATCTGCCCATTAGAGATCAGATCGGCAGCTAATGCTCTCAATGTCTCTGTGAACATGCTTTTCACCTTTGTGATTGCTCAATCTTCCTTTCTTATGTTTTGCCACCTCAAGTTTGGCCTCTTCTATCTCTTTGCCGGCTTCTGCGTGATCATGACCGTCTTTATATACTTCTTCCTGCCGGAGACCAAGCACGTCCCAATTGAAGATATGAACTCAGTGTGGAAGGAGCATTGGTTCTGGGGGAAGTATATCCCCGACGATGCTCTTCCTGACCGTAACGCATTTCGGAATCTCCATGTAGACTACTCTAATTATTAG
- the LOC133721110 gene encoding sugar transport protein 10-like isoform X3, protein MARFKRKVVIIDGVRQDEGTITNYMLVACMVAAMGGLIFGYDSGGVASREFFLKKFFPALFPIDSNEKNHANLYCKEHRKQYINLFTSSIYIAALVASLIASSVTRYCGRNVSMCLAGLIYLVGVSISTVGIVVANYANYLTADIKGGWGWRIALSIAIIPALMLGVGSLFLPNSPNSMLERGQSDKAKELLQKLRGDSDVDQEFQDLVFASEVAKKVDNPWKDIMKPRYRPYLVMCILIPFFQQFSGINAIMFYAPLLFRALGFGEKALMLSSAITGVVNAVSTCVSIALVDSSGRRPLLIVGGIQMSICQAAIATFIAAKFGVSGLGALTKSETDLMVALICFYVAAFAWSWGPLGWLVPSEICPLEIRSAANALNVSVNMLFTFVIAQSSFLMFCHLKFGLFYLFAGFCVIMTVFIYFFLPETKHVPIEDMNSVWKEHWFWGKYIPDDALPDRNAFRNLHVDYSNY, encoded by the exons ATGGCAAGATTCAAAAGAAAAGTTGTTATTATAGATGGGGTGAGGCAAGATGAGGGCACCATCACCAACTATATGTTGGTGGCATGTATGGTTGCTGCCATGGGTGGTCTCATTTTCGGTTATGACTCAG GAGGGGTGGCTTCAAGGGAATTCTTCCTGAAGAAGTTTTTTCCAGCCTTATTCCCGATAGACAGTAATGAAAAGAATCACGCCAACCTATACTGCAAAGAACACAGAAAACAGTACATAAATTTGTTCACTTCTTCTATCTACATAGCGGCATTGGTAGCTTCCTTGATTGCTTCATCTGTAACCAGGTACTGTGGCCGAAACGTCTCCATGTGCCTTGCTGGACTTATCTACTTGGTCGGCGTTAGCATAAGCACAG TTGGGATAGTAGTGGCGAATTATGCGAACTATTTGACTGCTGATATAAAGGGTGGATGGGGATGGAGAATTGCTTTGAGTATCGCAATTATCCCAGCACTAATGCTTGGTGTTGGGTCTCTCTTCCTACCTAACTCTCCCAATTCTATGCTTGAAAGAGGCCAATCTGACAAGGCCAAAGAGTTGTTACAAAAACTACGCGGCGATAGTGATGTGGATCAGGAATTTCAGGACCTAGTTTTTGCATCCGAGGTTGCGAAAAAGGTAGACAATCCGTGGAAGGACATAATGAAGCCAAGATATAGGCCTTACCTTGTCATGTGCATTCTTATTCCATTTTTCCAGCAGTTCTCTGGCATTAATGCCATCATGTTCTATGCACCTCTTCTCTTCAGGGCTCTAGGCTTCGGTGAGAAGGCTTTGATGCTGTCTTCGGCCATCACTGGAGTTGTTAATGCCGTTTCCACTTGTGTTTCTATTGCCTTGGTTGACAGTAGTGGGAGGAGGCCTTTGCTCATTGTAGGTGGTATTCAAATGTCTATTTGTCAG GCAGCAATAGCAACCTTTATCGCCGCCAAGTTTGGAGTCTCGGGTCTGGGGGCTTTAACAAAAAGCGAAACGGATTTGATGGTAGCGCTCATTTGCTTCTATGTAGCAGCATTTGCATGGTCTTGGGGTCCTTTGGGTTGGTTAGTACCAAGTGAGATCTGCCCATTAGAGATCAGATCGGCAGCTAATGCTCTCAATGTCTCTGTGAACATGCTTTTCACCTTTGTGATTGCTCAATCTTCCTTTCTTATGTTTTGCCACCTCAAGTTTGGCCTCTTCTATCTCTTTGCCGGCTTCTGCGTGATCATGACCGTCTTTATATACTTCTTCCTGCCGGAGACCAAGCACGTCCCAATTGAAGATATGAACTCAGTGTGGAAGGAGCATTGGTTCTGGGGGAAGTATATCCCCGACGATGCTCTTCCTGACCGTAACGCATTTCGGAATCTCCATGTAGACTACTCTAATTATTAG
- the LOC133721110 gene encoding sugar transport protein 10-like isoform X1, producing the protein MARFKRKVVIIDGVRQDEGTITNYMLVACMVAAMGGLIFGYDSGGVASREFFLKKFFPALFPIDSNEKNHANLYCKEHRKQYINLFTSSIYIAALVASLIASSVTRYCGRNVSMCLAGLIYLVGVSISTGAINFTMLVIGRMFIGVGVGFGIQSILIYLSEMAPPNIRGAINQIFQLNVTVGIVVANYANYLTADIKGGWGWRIALSIAIIPALMLGVGSLFLPNSPNSMLERGQSDKAKELLQKLRGDSDVDQEFQDLVFASEVAKKVDNPWKDIMKPRYRPYLVMCILIPFFQQFSGINAIMFYAPLLFRALGFGEKALMLSSAITGVVNAVSTCVSIALVDSSGRRPLLIVGGIQMSICQAAIATFIAAKFGVSGLGALTKSETDLMVALICFYVAAFAWSWGPLGWLVPSEICPLEIRSAANALNVSVNMLFTFVIAQSSFLMFCHLKFGLFYLFAGFCVIMTVFIYFFLPETKHVPIEDMNSVWKEHWFWGKYIPDDALPDRNAFRNLHVDYSNY; encoded by the exons ATGGCAAGATTCAAAAGAAAAGTTGTTATTATAGATGGGGTGAGGCAAGATGAGGGCACCATCACCAACTATATGTTGGTGGCATGTATGGTTGCTGCCATGGGTGGTCTCATTTTCGGTTATGACTCAG GAGGGGTGGCTTCAAGGGAATTCTTCCTGAAGAAGTTTTTTCCAGCCTTATTCCCGATAGACAGTAATGAAAAGAATCACGCCAACCTATACTGCAAAGAACACAGAAAACAGTACATAAATTTGTTCACTTCTTCTATCTACATAGCGGCATTGGTAGCTTCCTTGATTGCTTCATCTGTAACCAGGTACTGTGGCCGAAACGTCTCCATGTGCCTTGCTGGACTTATCTACTTGGTCGGCGTTAGCATAAGCACAGGTGCAATCAACTTCACAATGCTTGTCATAGGTCGAATGTTTATCGGTGTAGGAGTAGGTTTTGGCATTCAATCAATTCTAATCTATCTTTCAGAAATGGCTCCACCAAATATTAGAGGAGCTATTAAccaaattttccaactgaaCGTAACAGTTGGGATAGTAGTGGCGAATTATGCGAACTATTTGACTGCTGATATAAAGGGTGGATGGGGATGGAGAATTGCTTTGAGTATCGCAATTATCCCAGCACTAATGCTTGGTGTTGGGTCTCTCTTCCTACCTAACTCTCCCAATTCTATGCTTGAAAGAGGCCAATCTGACAAGGCCAAAGAGTTGTTACAAAAACTACGCGGCGATAGTGATGTGGATCAGGAATTTCAGGACCTAGTTTTTGCATCCGAGGTTGCGAAAAAGGTAGACAATCCGTGGAAGGACATAATGAAGCCAAGATATAGGCCTTACCTTGTCATGTGCATTCTTATTCCATTTTTCCAGCAGTTCTCTGGCATTAATGCCATCATGTTCTATGCACCTCTTCTCTTCAGGGCTCTAGGCTTCGGTGAGAAGGCTTTGATGCTGTCTTCGGCCATCACTGGAGTTGTTAATGCCGTTTCCACTTGTGTTTCTATTGCCTTGGTTGACAGTAGTGGGAGGAGGCCTTTGCTCATTGTAGGTGGTATTCAAATGTCTATTTGTCAG GCAGCAATAGCAACCTTTATCGCCGCCAAGTTTGGAGTCTCGGGTCTGGGGGCTTTAACAAAAAGCGAAACGGATTTGATGGTAGCGCTCATTTGCTTCTATGTAGCAGCATTTGCATGGTCTTGGGGTCCTTTGGGTTGGTTAGTACCAAGTGAGATCTGCCCATTAGAGATCAGATCGGCAGCTAATGCTCTCAATGTCTCTGTGAACATGCTTTTCACCTTTGTGATTGCTCAATCTTCCTTTCTTATGTTTTGCCACCTCAAGTTTGGCCTCTTCTATCTCTTTGCCGGCTTCTGCGTGATCATGACCGTCTTTATATACTTCTTCCTGCCGGAGACCAAGCACGTCCCAATTGAAGATATGAACTCAGTGTGGAAGGAGCATTGGTTCTGGGGGAAGTATATCCCCGACGATGCTCTTCCTGACCGTAACGCATTTCGGAATCTCCATGTAGACTACTCTAATTATTAG